The window CCCAACCCGGCAGCGCCTAGCAGGGTGTATACGGCAGGCGCAGCGGTGAGGCTTCACTCCAGGACGATCCGGCGTTGCTCATACGCTAATCCTGTGAAAACGCCTCCACAAACTAGGCATACTTGCCGGTACGGCATGACGATCCCTGAGCGTTCCAGCCGCTTATTAATTGCACTTAAGTCTTTCTTAAGGTAGACGCTTAATTAGAAGGGGATATACACCAACTTCTTGGTTTCAAAGTAAGGATCTTGGAAATAGCGATTTAGCGCCACTACTTCGACTTTGCGCTTTACTTCGCGCGTTTCTTCGTGCAAATCACCACCTTTCAGGCAGATGATCCCGTTGTGAATGGGGTGTTGGTAGTGCTTTACAATCTTTTTGCCTACCCACTGCATGATCTGTTTCAGAGGGGCTACTGCACGGCTGACCACAAAATCGTACATACCTGGCAACTGTTCTACCCGTGCCTGCTGGTACGTTACATTTTGTAACTGGAGGCCGGTGGCTACTTCTTCCACCACTTTGATTTTTTTACCGATAGAATCTACTAAGTGAAAGCGAGCTTCCGGGAAAAGAATTGCGAGGGGAATGCCCGGAAAACCGCCACCTGTGCCCACGTCCAGTACTTCGGTATAAGGAAGAAATTGCACAAACTTCGCGATGGCCAGCGAGTGCAGGACATGATGCGTGTATAACTGATCGATGTCTTTTCTGGAAATGACATTGATTTTGCTGTTCCATTCCTGGTAGAGAGGAAACAATTGCTCAAACTGTTGGACCTGATGCGCTGTCAGGTCGGGGAAATGTTCTTGAAGGATCTGGACCATGGGTAATAAAAAATCCGTAGCGGAAAACTACGGATCAAAAGGCAATTAAATCGCGTCTTTTCGGTTTTTTACCATGTCGTAGAGCAACTCACGGGCGCGGTGCAGTTGCGCTTTCACGGTGCCCAGCGGCGCGTCTAGCTCCTTGGCAATTTCATCGTACGAATACTCCTTGAAGTACCGCAGCTTCACCAGCGTTTGGTAACGAGGGGGCAACTTGGTCACGATCGTCCGCATGATGTCGATCTTCTGCGACTTGATGGCTTCCTCCTGCGGGTTGAGCGTGTTGTCACGCAGATCGATACCTACGTCCGAACCGTTGTCGTCCACATAGGTCGAACTGATGCTCATGGTATCGAGTCGCTTCTTCCGGATGAAGTCGATACAGTTGTTGGTCGCTACGCGGAACAACCACGTGCTAAACGTAAACTTTGGGTCGAACTTATCAAGGTTACGGAATGCTTTGGCGAAGGCTTCGATCGTCAGGTCCTCTGCGTCGTCGACGTTGCGGACCATCTTCAGAAGGGTGTGGTACACCGACTTCTTGTACTTTTTCATCAACTCGGCATAGGCTTTTTCGTCGCCCTCTTTCGCCAAGCGAATCAGTTCGAAGTCCTGAAGTGCCTTATCGGAAAATGATTTATTATCTAACTCCATTGGATGCGTTTAGAAAAGACCGCGGGCACCCCGAATATTACGTAGTAAAACACGTAGAAAAAGTCGAGGATCGGGAACAATGCCCAGTTGAAATCTTCCTCAAGTTTACGTGCAATACGGCGAAATACAAAAGTTTGTGCCCCGATTCTTATTAAGACGCCAACGGCAGCCAATGGCCAAAAGTTCGGGATGGTAAATAAAATTACGGCACTAAACCAAAACAGAAAATGCGAGAGGGAAAGAAGCCCCAGCATGGCTTTATCCGAAGATTTATAATGCTTGCTTACGGAGAGATGGCGGCGTTTTTGCCGATACCACTTTTGTAATGAAGTCTTTGGGATCGATACCGTTTGCGCGCCCCGATCCAAGCAAAGCGCCACGTTGTTGGGGCGGGCCACCGCATTCACAAACAAATCGTCGTCGCCTCCGGTAATGCGAATGTGGTTTGTAAAGCCCTTGTTCTGCATGAACAGGTACTTCCGGTAAGCCAGATTACGACCGACGCCCATGTAAGGACGACCCGCTGCCGCAAACGACAGAAACTGAATGGCCGAGAAAAACGTCTCGTAGCGAATGAGCGTGTTCAGCCAGCCGCGCTCCGACCGGTACGGCGCATAGCCCAATACAATCTCTTTCTCGTTCGAGAAGCTCTCCTGCATGTTACTGATCCATTGCTCGCTGCTCGGTACGCAGTCGGCATCGGTCAACAGCAGCACATCCCCCTTGGCGGCCTTAATCCCCAGCGTCAGTGCGTATTTCTTCGGATTCATTTCGTCCGGCGTTTCGTTGATCCGCACCAACCGGATTTTATCCTGGGTGTCGCGTTGCTGAAGCAGGTAGTCGTAGCAGGGATCGGCTGAGCGGTCGTCGACCACGATGATTTCGTAATCCGGGTGGTTTTGCTTCAGCAGCAAGGGGAGCAGTACCTGCATGTTTTCCAGTTCGTTACGGCAGCAGACGATTACCGATACTTTCTCTACTTTTCTGCCCGGAGACGAGGCACTGACCTGTAATGAGGAAAGACGCGCAAACACGCGGAGGTAAAACATCTGAATCAACAGACTTAGGGCAAAGATCCCGATAAGGGTATAAACGAAGTATAAATGCATGATACTGAGACAACTGACGCACCAAAAAGCCACCTGAAAAGGAGGCGGAAAGATAGCAAATAAAGCAGCCTGAAATCGGTAAATTTGCCGTTTCAGCGGAGCAGGTAAGGTATCAGCAAGGGGCGCTTATTCCCTTCATGCCAAACCTGAGTCTGGTGGCTTCAGTATTTTGTTAAACAAATAGCAACAGGTGAGTCGGAGGGGGTGTATTGTGACGGTAGATGTAAGGAACCTCACCTTTATCGAAATAAAAGGCACATGAAATTTACCCTGGTCGGTACCGACCTTCATTCCAAGGCTCGCTTGGGTCAAGTAGAAACCGCGCACGGCACAATCGAGACGCCCATTTTTATGCCTGTCGGCACGGTCGGCACCGTAAAAGCCGTCCAGCAGCGAGAGCTGCAAACCGACATCGATGCGCAAATTATCCTGGGCAATACGTACCATCTTTTTCTGCGACCGGGCCTTCCCATCCTGGAAAAAGCCGGGGGCTTACACCGCTTCATGAACTGGAATGGTCCCATTCTGACCGACAGTGGCGGCTATCAGGTCTATTCGCTGGCCGGAACCCGCAAAATCAAAGAAGAGGGGGTAACGTTCCGCTCCCACATCGACGGTTCTAAACACACCTTTACCCCCGAAGGGGTCATGGACATTCAGCGGAGCATCGGGGCCGACATCATCATGGCCTTCGACGAATGTCCGCCGTATCCGTGCGACTTTCGATACGCCCGCGAATCGCTGGACATGACGCACCGCTGGTTGAAGCGCTGTTGTGACCGATTCGACACCACCTCGGGTCGGTATGGCTACGAACAGACACTTTTCCCCATTGTGCAGGGTGGTGTATATCCGGAACTGCGTCGTCACTCGGCAGAAACCATTGCGGCTCTAGGACGCGAGGGAAACGCCATCGGCGGCCTTTCGGTCGGTGAGCCTACCGAGCAGATGTACGAAATGACCGAACTGGTCTGCGACATTCTGCCGACCGACAAACCACGCTATTTGATGGGGGTGGGCACTCCGGCCAACATTCTGGAAGCCATCGCGTTAGGCGTAGACATGTTCGACTGCGTGATGCCGACCCGCAACGCCCGCAACGGCATGCTGTTTACGACGCAGGGCATTATGAACATGCGGAACGAAAAATGGAAAAACGATTTTACACCCCTTGACGAAGGCTTAGGCGGGCACGTAAGTACCACTTATTCGCGGGCCTATGTACGCCATCTGTTTGCCAGCAAAGAAATGCTCGGTCCGCAGATTGCCAGCATCCACAACCTGACATTTTACCTGTGGTTGGTGCGGGAAGCGCGGCGGCACATTCAGGAAGGAACGTTTCTTGCATGGAAAAACCAAATGGTGGAGCAACTGATGCGTCGCCTGTAAACCCGGTTTGTTAAGCATTTGTCGTATGAAAATTCTGGATCGTTACCTGCTCAAAAAGTTTCTGACCTCGTATGTGTTCGTGGTCTTTGTGCTGGTATTGGTGATCTGCGTCATCGACTTTACGGACAAGAACGATAACTTCCTGAAAACCAACCCGCCATGGTCGGCCGTTCTGTTCGACTATTACTTTAATCTGTTTCCGTATTGGGCCAACATGCTGAGCCCCATCACCACGTTCATTGCGGTGGTGTTTGTAACGGCGCGGCTGGCTTCCCACACGGAAATTACGGCAATGCTGAGCAGCGGCATCAGCTTCAAACGGATCATGGTGCCTTACCTGATGGGGGCGGTCATCATCGGAGGAATGATTTTCTGGCTAACCGGCTGGGTCATTCCCAATGCAAATAAAACCCGCGTCGCTTTCGAAATCCAGTACACCAAAAATCCCTATTACTTCGATGGGCGCGACATCCACGTCAAAGTTGCACCGACCACTTACGTCTACCTGGAAAGCTACAATAACACCATCGACGTGGGGTACCAGTTTACGATGGAGGAAATCGACAGCCTGAAGCTGAAACAGAAATTGAAGGCCAAGAAGATCAGCTGGGATAAGGAAAAAGAGAAGTGGCACATCGACGACTATTCCGTCCATACCTTCCGGGGCGATCAGGAAGATATCACGTACGGCAACGCCATCGATACGACGATCAACCTGCAACCGAAAGATTTTGCCAGCACCTACGGCCTGCAGGAAACCCTGACGTTGACGGAACTCGACGAATACATCAATGAACTGAAAAGCCGGGGAGCCGATAACATTGCCACGTACGAAATCGAGAAGGCCCAGCGGTATACGTCACCCTTTGCCATTGTAATTCTGACCATAATTGGCGTCATTGTGTCGGCCCGCAAAACCCGCGAAGGTGCTGGGTTTCAGATTGCCCTCGGATTCTTTTTAGCATTTGTGTACATCATCTTCTTCCTGACCAGCCGCAGCATCGCGCAGGGGGGAAGCATATCACCCTATATGGCCACGTGGATTCCGAACATTGTGTTCGGGGGGGTAGGCCTCATCTTATACCGTTACGTACCACGCTGATGTGGAAAGATTACCTTCGTCTCCACTGGGTCATTTTTATCTGGGGGTTTACGGCCATCCTGGGAAAACTGATGATCCTGCCGTCCGTCGAGATCGTATTTTACCGCACGCTTATCGCGTTCAGCGCGCTCTACGTACTGCTCTACTTCCGCAAGCGCTCGCTGCGGATCTCGCAATCGCAACTCATCAAATTTCTGCTGACGGGTAGCCTTATCGGGTTTCACTGGATCTTGTTTTTCGGAGCGGCGCGTGTCAGCACCGTCTCGGTTTGCCTGGCCGGCATGGCCACGGGTTCGCTATGGACGAGTTTGCTTGATCCGCTGCTGACCCGGCGGCAGTTTCAGTGGTTCGAGGTAGGGCTGGGTGGCTTGGCGCTGGTGGGGCTGTACATCATCTTCCGGTTCGAATTCGATCATGCACTCGGGCTGACCATGGCGCTTGCTTCCGCCATTTTGGGCGCGGTCTTTACCATTTTCAACAGTCGCTTTACGCAATTTCAAACCCCGCTGGTCATCACGTTCTACGAAATGGTTGGCGCGTGGCTGACGGTCGCGCTGTTCCTGCCTCTCTACGGTACCTGGATCAGCCCGGACGGAATTCAGTGGCTTCCGGTCGGGTGGGATTACCTGTGGCTATTGTTGCTGGCGGTGGTGTGTACGGTCTATGCTTACGCGGAATCGGTACGGCTGATGAAGAAATTTACGGCCTTTGCCATCAACCTGACCAACAATCTGGAGCCTGTCTACGGCATTGTGCTGGCGGCGATCATCTTTGGCGAGCACCAGGAAATGACCCCTGAATTTTACATGGGCACGGGCGTCATCCTACTGGCCGTTCTGGCTTACCCGATCGGCAAACGCTTAACACGACGTCGGCAGCACGTCCCCACCATCATCGATTAGCGGAGAAGCTAAGGGATTCGTCGGCCTGCGGCTTTCGGAAGTCTTCCGTCATCAGTTCGTAAAGAATCTTTCCCCAGACCAGAATGCAGGGAACGGCTTTGATGGCGTATGGGCGAAAAAACTCCCGTTTGATGAATTTGGGGAACAGGTCGGTAGGCGAGAGGGCTGTGAAAACCAGGACCAGGACGAGCAACACCAGATCGGCCTTTGAGCGGGGGCGTATAAAGTACCAGATTGCTACGCCTGCAACGGCGATCACAAACGTGGGCGATTCGGCCATGTGATTAAAAATGATCACCCAGATCATCATCGAAGCCAGGAGCAACAGACGAAACGAGGGCGAGGCGTATTGTTGGACGCGTGCGTAGGGCAACAGAAAGAGAACTATCCCAACGCCCAACACGCCCAGCTTGGGTGCATCCCAACCGAACCAGCTGTGTAGCCAGCCCATCACCGAAAAGCCATAACTCCCGCCATGGTCGCGCGAAAGCAGCTCGCCCCATTGCTGGTAATAGTTTACCAATTCGGTCGGCGAAATAACCAACAGGGGCAACAGGGCCAGTACCAGCAGCCACCCCAGTCCCCACCCCAGGGCTTTGCCCTTTTGCGGATACAGCAGGAACAGGGCACCGGATACAATGCCAAAAATCTTGATAAAGCCGTTGGCCACGATCATCAGCATGGCCCAGGTAGGGTTGCGGTGCTCGTAAGCAACGTACGAGCCGATGAACAGGGCCGCGATGAGGGCATTGCTCTGAGCGTTTTGCAGATTCGTGAGCAGCTCTACCAGCGTGAACCAGAGCATGCGCGCTTTGGCCGGTTGCTGAAGCGGCAGGCGGCTGAGTGCCCAGTAAAGTGAGCCCGCATTCAGCAGGTTCCACCCGAAAAAACCTACGGCCGGAGGTAGCCACGCCAGCGGTCCCATGCTTAGCGCGAAGGTCGGCGAATATTTGAACAGGTCGGCGTACTCGGCCAGCGACAGTTCATATAAGGCCTGATGGTGGATCAGGTGAAAGAAAGAAGCCCTGAAGATCAGCCAGTTATTATACTGAGGGTAGAGATACCCCGAATCGCCCCAGGTCGCTTCGGGCTTCAGTACCTGAATGATCGAAGCAAGGAGGCCCAACAGCAAATACGCCCCCAGCAGCACCGGTGGCGCTTGCCAACGCGGGTGTTTTAGCGGAGAGAGCAAGGCCACAGCGCTTACTTTTTACGTGTCTGCTGGCGCTTTTGCTGGTCTTCAGCGGCCTTCATGGCAGCGGCCAGACGCTCCTGAAAACCCGATTTCTTCTTCGTTTTCTTCTTCTCTTTGTTGGCTTCCAGCTTGGCGCGAATCTTATCGTCATCCACAAACCGCTTGATCACGTTCTGCTGCGTGATGGTGATCAGGTTCGATACGAAGTAGTAGAAACTCAGACCGGCCGGATACGAATTTAGCACGAACATGAAGACCACGGGCATGATGTACGTAATCGACTTCATGGGGCCCTGCATGGTCGAGGCCTGCACCTGATTGTTGTAGTAAGTAAACGCAATTTGCGACGCCGTCATCAGCAGGGTAAACAAGCTGACGTGCGCCCCGAATCCCGGAATGGTAAACGGCAGATTGAAAATCGAGTCGTACGTCGAAAGGTCTTCGGCCCATAGGAACGGTTCCTGGCGCAGTTCGATTGCATTGGGGAAGAAGTAGAACATTGCCAGCAGGAACGGCATCTGCAACACCAAGGGAATACACCCGCTGATCGGGTTGATGCCTACTTGCTGGTAGAGCTTCATCTGCTCGGCCTGCATTTTCTGCATATCGTCGCCGTACTTGGCCTTCAGTTCGTCCAACTCCGGTTTCAGCACCTTCGTTTTGGCGGTCGAAAGGTACGAACGGTACGAGAGGGGCAGCAGGAACAACTTGATGATCAGCACCATGACAATGATGATGATGCCGTAGTTGCTGAAGACCTTCTCCAGAAGCTGGAACAGGTTGATGATGATGAACTTGTTGATGAAGGCAAACAGCGTCCAGCCCAAGTACACGTTGTCCTCGAAGTCGGGAGCGACTTTTTTCAGGATCTTGTAATCGTTAGGACCGAAGTAGAAGCGGAACTGCGCCCCATTGCCCTCTTGCAACGCCGATACCGGATACGAAAGCCGTGCCTCCACGTTTTTGACAATCGTCTCGCTGTTCGGGATCTGGGTCGTTAACTGAGCATTTGGAAAGGGCGCACCGTCGGCGATCAGGGCCGAGGTGAAAAACTTGTGCTTAAACGACACCCATTGCAACGGCTCTTCCGGAGTCGCGGACTGCGGATCTTGCGATTTCGCGTCCAACTCATCGAAACCGTCCTCAGCGCCGTAATAATTGATCGTGGCCATGGCCCGGCTCTGCTGGATGTCCTTTTCCATGTTGGGCATCCGATCGCGCCAGTCCATCACCAGATTCTCAGAACGCAACACGCCATCCAGGCCGGAAGCTTGCAGCGCATACCCGATTTGGTAGCCCTGCCCCGCCAGGGAGTACGTCTGGCGGATGGTGCCACCGGCCACGGGCAGCGTGAATGTTACCTGCTGGCTATCGCCTTCGGCAATGGTCAGTTGCGCAGGAGCATCGGTTTGGAAGTACAGATCGGCCAGGTTGATGTCGCCATTGGCCGTTCCGAGCAAAAGATCGAGTTGGGCATTCTGCTCATCGAACAGCACCAGGGGTTGACCCTGATACGTTTTGTACCCTTTCAGTTCAACGGTTTTGATGCGACCACCGCGTGTATCGAGTGCAATTTTAACGTCCTGGTTTTCCAGTACGATTTCGCGGGCCTGGCCCTGCAGGGCGTTGGCAAACGAGCCGTAGCGCTGCTGATTTCGCACCTCGCGCACCGAATCGGGCAAGGCCTCGTCGGGTTCGGAGGCGGCCACGGGGGTATCGGCGACGGAGTCAAGAACTTGTTCTGTTCCGCGCTCGTCGGGCGGAGAGGAGACAGGCTGTGGTCTGAAGAAAAACCAGTAGCCCAATAAAATGGCAAAGATGAGGACGAACCCCGTTAATTGATTCCGATCCAAGTGACGATCCGTTGAATGGTGAATACGTTAAGCCCGTTGCGAAGAAGTGCCGCGCCCCAAAGGCCAAGGCGCCGGTGCGGTAACGCCCACACGTGGCGTGCCCGCTGCGCACAGCACTCCTCCATTTCAGGGGCGCAAAGATAAGGATTTAGCTACGGACGGGCACTACATTTTTGTGCTTGGTGTGCTGAATGGCTGCGTGGACAAACCGGGCAAACAGCGGGTGCGGGTTGAGCACCGTACTCTTCAGTTCCGGGTGGTACTGTGCCCCCAGAAACCACGGATGGTCGGCCAGTTCGATGATCTCCACCAGTCCCGATTCCGGATTGATGCCCACCGGGAGCATCCCTGCCGCTTCGAACTGGTCCAGGTACTGGTTATTGAATTCATAGCGGTGGCGGTGCCGTTCGCTGATGAGTTTCTTGCCGTATACGTCGTAGGCTTTGCTGCCTTCTTTCAGTTCGCAGGGATAAGTTCCCAGGCGCATAGTGCCGCCCATTTGGGTCACCTTCTTCTGATCTTCCATCAGGTCGATCACCGGGTGCGGCGTGTTAGGGTCCATCTCGCGGGAGGCCGCGTCTTTCAGTCCCAGCACGTTCTGTGCAAATTCTACCACCGCGCATTGCATCCCGAGGCAAATGCCGAAGAACGGCACTTTGTTTTCGCGGGCGTAGCGCACAGCGTTAATTTTTCCCTGGATGCCCCGCTCGCCGAAACCGGGAGCTACCAAAATGCCGTCCAGGTCTTCCAGCAGCGAAAGCGACTCCAGGTCTTGCAGTTTTTCCGACTGAATCCACCGGATGTTTACTTTGCACTCGTTCTGAGCGCCTGCGTGCACAAACGATTCTGCGATCGACTTGTAGGAATCGCGCAGTTCCGTGTACTTCCCGATCAGGCCGATGGTGACCTCTTCCGTGGGGTTTTTCAACCGACCCAGAAAATCTTTCCACGAATCGATATCGGGTTCCTGGCGCGACTCCAACCGCAGTTTCGACATCACGCGCTCGTCGAGCTTCTCTTTCCGCATCAGCAGCGGCACGTCGTAAATGGTCTCTGCGTCGATCGACTCGA is drawn from Catalinimonas alkaloidigena and contains these coding sequences:
- a CDS encoding DMT family transporter; its protein translation is MWKDYLRLHWVIFIWGFTAILGKLMILPSVEIVFYRTLIAFSALYVLLYFRKRSLRISQSQLIKFLLTGSLIGFHWILFFGAARVSTVSVCLAGMATGSLWTSLLDPLLTRRQFQWFEVGLGGLALVGLYIIFRFEFDHALGLTMALASAILGAVFTIFNSRFTQFQTPLVITFYEMVGAWLTVALFLPLYGTWISPDGIQWLPVGWDYLWLLLLAVVCTVYAYAESVRLMKKFTAFAINLTNNLEPVYGIVLAAIIFGEHQEMTPEFYMGTGVILLAVLAYPIGKRLTRRRQHVPTIID
- the tgt gene encoding tRNA guanosine(34) transglycosylase Tgt encodes the protein MKFTLVGTDLHSKARLGQVETAHGTIETPIFMPVGTVGTVKAVQQRELQTDIDAQIILGNTYHLFLRPGLPILEKAGGLHRFMNWNGPILTDSGGYQVYSLAGTRKIKEEGVTFRSHIDGSKHTFTPEGVMDIQRSIGADIIMAFDECPPYPCDFRYARESLDMTHRWLKRCCDRFDTTSGRYGYEQTLFPIVQGGVYPELRRHSAETIAALGREGNAIGGLSVGEPTEQMYEMTELVCDILPTDKPRYLMGVGTPANILEAIALGVDMFDCVMPTRNARNGMLFTTQGIMNMRNEKWKNDFTPLDEGLGGHVSTTYSRAYVRHLFASKEMLGPQIASIHNLTFYLWLVREARRHIQEGTFLAWKNQMVEQLMRRL
- a CDS encoding CTP synthase, producing MASTKYIFVTGGVTSSLGKGIISASLAKLLQARGFSVTIQKFDPYLNVDPGTLNPYEHGECFVTDDGAETDLDLGHYERFLNIPTSQNNNVTTGRIYHNVISRERAGDFLGKTVQIIPHITDEIKRNFCLMGETGKYDIIITEIGGCVGDIESLPFIEAVRQFRWDVEPEDTCVIHLTLVPYLRSAGELKTKPTQHSVRSLSEAGVQPDILVCRTEHPLPLDIRKKMALFCNVHINSVIESIDAETIYDVPLLMRKEKLDERVMSKLRLESRQEPDIDSWKDFLGRLKNPTEEVTIGLIGKYTELRDSYKSIAESFVHAGAQNECKVNIRWIQSEKLQDLESLSLLEDLDGILVAPGFGERGIQGKINAVRYARENKVPFFGICLGMQCAVVEFAQNVLGLKDAASREMDPNTPHPVIDLMEDQKKVTQMGGTMRLGTYPCELKEGSKAYDVYGKKLISERHRHRYEFNNQYLDQFEAAGMLPVGINPESGLVEIIELADHPWFLGAQYHPELKSTVLNPHPLFARFVHAAIQHTKHKNVVPVRS
- the rsmG gene encoding 16S rRNA (guanine(527)-N(7))-methyltransferase RsmG; translation: MVQILQEHFPDLTAHQVQQFEQLFPLYQEWNSKINVISRKDIDQLYTHHVLHSLAIAKFVQFLPYTEVLDVGTGGGFPGIPLAILFPEARFHLVDSIGKKIKVVEEVATGLQLQNVTYQQARVEQLPGMYDFVVSRAVAPLKQIMQWVGKKIVKHYQHPIHNGIICLKGGDLHEETREVKRKVEVVALNRYFQDPYFETKKLVYIPF
- a CDS encoding glycosyltransferase; amino-acid sequence: MHLYFVYTLIGIFALSLLIQMFYLRVFARLSSLQVSASSPGRKVEKVSVIVCCRNELENMQVLLPLLLKQNHPDYEIIVVDDRSADPCYDYLLQQRDTQDKIRLVRINETPDEMNPKKYALTLGIKAAKGDVLLLTDADCVPSSEQWISNMQESFSNEKEIVLGYAPYRSERGWLNTLIRYETFFSAIQFLSFAAAGRPYMGVGRNLAYRKYLFMQNKGFTNHIRITGGDDDLFVNAVARPNNVALCLDRGAQTVSIPKTSLQKWYRQKRRHLSVSKHYKSSDKAMLGLLSLSHFLFWFSAVILFTIPNFWPLAAVGVLIRIGAQTFVFRRIARKLEEDFNWALFPILDFFYVFYYVIFGVPAVFSKRIQWS
- a CDS encoding LptF/LptG family permease; translated protein: MKILDRYLLKKFLTSYVFVVFVLVLVICVIDFTDKNDNFLKTNPPWSAVLFDYYFNLFPYWANMLSPITTFIAVVFVTARLASHTEITAMLSSGISFKRIMVPYLMGAVIIGGMIFWLTGWVIPNANKTRVAFEIQYTKNPYYFDGRDIHVKVAPTTYVYLESYNNTIDVGYQFTMEEIDSLKLKQKLKAKKISWDKEKEKWHIDDYSVHTFRGDQEDITYGNAIDTTINLQPKDFASTYGLQETLTLTELDEYINELKSRGADNIATYEIEKAQRYTSPFAIVILTIIGVIVSARKTREGAGFQIALGFFLAFVYIIFFLTSRSIAQGGSISPYMATWIPNIVFGGVGLILYRYVPR
- a CDS encoding glycosyltransferase family 87 protein, yielding MALLSPLKHPRWQAPPVLLGAYLLLGLLASIIQVLKPEATWGDSGYLYPQYNNWLIFRASFFHLIHHQALYELSLAEYADLFKYSPTFALSMGPLAWLPPAVGFFGWNLLNAGSLYWALSRLPLQQPAKARMLWFTLVELLTNLQNAQSNALIAALFIGSYVAYEHRNPTWAMLMIVANGFIKIFGIVSGALFLLYPQKGKALGWGLGWLLVLALLPLLVISPTELVNYYQQWGELLSRDHGGSYGFSVMGWLHSWFGWDAPKLGVLGVGIVLFLLPYARVQQYASPSFRLLLLASMMIWVIIFNHMAESPTFVIAVAGVAIWYFIRPRSKADLVLLVLVLVFTALSPTDLFPKFIKREFFRPYAIKAVPCILVWGKILYELMTEDFRKPQADESLSFSANR
- a CDS encoding RNA polymerase sigma factor, which codes for MELDNKSFSDKALQDFELIRLAKEGDEKAYAELMKKYKKSVYHTLLKMVRNVDDAEDLTIEAFAKAFRNLDKFDPKFTFSTWLFRVATNNCIDFIRKKRLDTMSISSTYVDDNGSDVGIDLRDNTLNPQEEAIKSQKIDIMRTIVTKLPPRYQTLVKLRYFKEYSYDEIAKELDAPLGTVKAQLHRARELLYDMVKNRKDAI
- the yidC gene encoding membrane protein insertase YidC, with the protein product MDRNQLTGFVLIFAILLGYWFFFRPQPVSSPPDERGTEQVLDSVADTPVAASEPDEALPDSVREVRNQQRYGSFANALQGQAREIVLENQDVKIALDTRGGRIKTVELKGYKTYQGQPLVLFDEQNAQLDLLLGTANGDINLADLYFQTDAPAQLTIAEGDSQQVTFTLPVAGGTIRQTYSLAGQGYQIGYALQASGLDGVLRSENLVMDWRDRMPNMEKDIQQSRAMATINYYGAEDGFDELDAKSQDPQSATPEEPLQWVSFKHKFFTSALIADGAPFPNAQLTTQIPNSETIVKNVEARLSYPVSALQEGNGAQFRFYFGPNDYKILKKVAPDFEDNVYLGWTLFAFINKFIIINLFQLLEKVFSNYGIIIIVMVLIIKLFLLPLSYRSYLSTAKTKVLKPELDELKAKYGDDMQKMQAEQMKLYQQVGINPISGCIPLVLQMPFLLAMFYFFPNAIELRQEPFLWAEDLSTYDSIFNLPFTIPGFGAHVSLFTLLMTASQIAFTYYNNQVQASTMQGPMKSITYIMPVVFMFVLNSYPAGLSFYYFVSNLITITQQNVIKRFVDDDKIRAKLEANKEKKKTKKKSGFQERLAAAMKAAEDQQKRQQTRKK